A genome region from Fusarium musae strain F31 chromosome 5, whole genome shotgun sequence includes the following:
- a CDS encoding hypothetical protein (EggNog:ENOG41~BUSCO:EOG0926077L): MSLDPLAPVAPARVKTLLLPLGQIKADRFASFVERLNREHVVHLRDISADGRPNRNMFSPLAYPDGAIIYNLVTHVPPPSHLALTPFDLYREPLAIIALADGTELHQKSFNKRQSINGTGPTTTEKNIRALYQELEDLRDMYPKALVHQVLLFDYANPHDTEIPMPEGLVDIPPLENCTVTTLRTVMCDISSLLLAEMTTLAKSFEAMTNIDSPVPYSSTSKHTNGGSWGGEGGLNGLLRRGSSISSRHSVRSNSAGGIMDKTQARMSMPANARPGLHSSSSTPGLSSTPPKSSLSNPPITTDSQSPPASDRSTPDPQPAPQETTESPRSASRDRISTQGFGSGGVNDRWRLRTKGRAAVVVGSMFLQAGRWTDSIKELSDGAMAARSVNDHLWHGKALELILVNLFLLGWSNIEFHVPTVLIQFPDKPTHKQTPDPTPEDPDQPKHLRNLQWLLPELLERIIALYSRVSSDSLPPLPMSEAFIRFSKIYSALHLCNGYLNRESLAMIATGIVPEQPYVAPPRFGVTPSRQQIGAMLFKAFPAGASELLTTVDRASVLSGIATVLGPLGLHRKKAMVIRELVSVLIGGLVEARTRGAADMGIHPAAGLMSLTSGGGGSSSGSMALEIGECDVEQGIEALMTLLCKSYGIVGFDLTRKAGAKNNEDVDDSDEAVIARIRGQSAARFFGFPDVKLNILRACINFSEALPDFDGVLRFSSDLLRTAGSGVAPGPRREDASPMITRDEQVRLATGISRTANLVQRLGYNDIAAEYWDEFFVRGIKLEPSLNSKTPVAHSKSILPGATASRASQDLDPFIYNPFLKKPDELVNQTLVADEYATFKITLQNPYDIEVDVESVHLATEGVQFDAVKEATVVGPYRTQVIRLRGRAKEAGTVKVTGAIIKVRGCRERRFPVFSMPWTPKQEVKVKAKGLAALEEAVTDVKPFAPKLEAESLSLTAIQAQPLVIVKSTTLAQSSIMILEGERQVFSVTLQNLASTPVDFMLFSFKDSTQEPLQTAINNRDATPSELYEYELALMKKQALRLPNSQQTRHIAPNGEATFDFEILGKPGLTAATIQVDYTHLGCPQEEMPDQFYTRQVSLDLTVTVNASVELARIDALPVHGEIPQPLWDRLGSSFTAKPDEYCLLSVDLRNAWPSQMVVQLESNDGISVQEDILPGNTSRVILPVKRVYLEDPHATIPTLNPSRNRQFVVSASKISPEMERANREAFWYRERVLSCLRATWKTTSLPKRSGSIDLRSIRLTSRMIEAIKVDEVGIDISVEDKDGNAAEKDVAYVDEFMQLRVRLTNRTAQKIHPLVRILPALRHRPANVGLEFTRKLAWNGTLQQLIPVLEGHGSAEISVGMTVLCRGEFEISASVEEVQVWDEPRSEPTRARSESQTMMDAALGVKERRIWHARQPCLLMTRDR, encoded by the exons ATGAGCTTGGATCCTTTAGCCCCCGTCGCTCCTGCGAGGGTGAAGACACTTCTTTTACCTCTGGGCCAGATCAAAGCAGACCGATTCGCCTCCTTCGTCGAGCGACTCAACAGGGAACATGTTGTCCACCTCCGCGACATCAGCGCTGATGGCCGACCTAATAGGA ACATGTTCTCGCCTCTGGCATACCCAGACGGCGCCATAATATACAACCTTGTTACTCACGTTCCTCCTCCCTCCCACCTCGCCCTGACGCCCTTCGACTTATACCGAGAGCCCCTTGCTATAATAGCTCTGGCAGATGGCACCGAACTACACCAAAAGAGCTTCAACAAGCGACAGTCGATAAACGGTACAGGCCCGACGACGACTGAGAAGAACATTAGAGCTTTATACCAGGAGCTAGAAGACCTGCGCGACATGTACCCCAAGGCTCTGGTACACCAAGTCCTACTGTTCGATTATGCCAACCCTCACGATACCGAGATTCCAATGCCCGAGGGCCTTGTCGATATTCCTCCTCTCGAGAACTGCACTGTGACTACGCTAAGGACTGTTATGTGCGACATCTCTTCGCTTCTCCTAGCTGAGATGACAACCTTGGCCAAATCCTTCGAGGCCATGACCAACATTGACTCCCCAGTGCCTTATTCGTCTACTTCAAAACATACTAATGGTGGTTCCTGGGGTGGCGAAGGAGGGTTGAATGGGCTCCTTAGGAGAGGCTCGAGTATCTCTTCACGACATTCCGTGCGCTCTAACTCAGCGGGCGGTATTATGGACAAGACACAGGCCCGCATGTCTATGCCAGCCAACGCCCGTCCAGGACTTCATTCGAGCAGTTCAACGCCAGGGTTGTCATCGACACCTCCAAAGAGCAGCTTATCGAATCCACCCATCACCACGGATAGTCAGAGCCCGCCAGCTAGTGATCGATCAACACCGGACCCACAACCTGCGCCGCAAGAGACTACAGAAAGCCCCCGGTCAGCTAGTCGCGATAGGATTTCCACGCAGGGCTTTGGTTCGGGTGGTGTGAATGACCGCTGGAGGCTAAGAACCAAAGGCCGAGCAGCGGTTGTCGTTGGTTCCATGTTTCTTCAGGCTGGACGATGGACGGATTCGATTAAAGAGCTCAGCGATGGTGCTATGGCTGCGCGATCTGTAAATGATCATCTATGGCATGGAAAAGCATTGGAACTGATCTTGGTTAACCTGTTCCTCCTTGGCTGGTCCAACATCGAGTTCCATGTGCCTACAGTACTGATCCAATTCCCGGATAAGCCAACGCATAAGCAAACGCCAGACCCGACTCCTGAAGACCCGGATCAACCAAAACATCTTAGAAATCTCCAGTGGCTGCTACCGGAGCTTCTGGAACGTATAATAGCGTTATACTCCAGAGTATCATCGGACAGCCTCCCTCCATTACCCATGTCTGAGGCCTTCATTCGATTTTCCAAGATATACTCAGCTCTTCACCTATGTAACGGTTACCTAAACCGAGAATCTCTAGCCATGATTGCTACGGGGATTGTCCCCGAGCAGCCATATGTTGCACCTCCACGGTTTGGTGTAACACCCTCCAGACAACAGATCGGAGCGATGCTCTTCAAGGCTTTCCCTGCGGGCGCTTCCGAACTTCTTACAACTGTTGACCGAGCGTCAGTTCTGAGCGGCATAGCAACTGTTCTAGGACCCTTGGGACTTCACCGAAAGAAGGCCATGGTGATTCGGGAGCTGGTGTCTGTCCTTATCGGTGGTCTTGTCGAGGCGCGAACTCGAGGTGCTGCAGACATGGGTATTCATCCTGCTGCCGGACTGATGTCGTTGACCTCAGGAGGAGGTGGATCAAGCAGTGGCTCCATGGCTCTAGAGATTGGAGAATGTGACGTTGAACAGGGCATAGAAGCTCTGATGACCCTTCTCTGCAAATCTTACGGCATTGTTGGGTTTGATTTGACAAGAAAGGCGGGTGCTAAGAACAacgaagatgttgatgactCAGACGAAGCTGTGATTGCTAGGATACGCGGCCAGTCTGCGGCGCGCTTTTTCGGATTTCCAGatgtcaagctcaacattcTAAGGGCTTGCATCAACTTCTCTGAAGCACTTCCAGATTTCGATGGTGTTTTGCGATTCTCGAGTGATCTGTTGCGAACAGCCGGTTCCGGTGTTGCTCCAGGGCCTAGGAGAGAGGACGCCTCACCTATGATCACCCGAGACGAGCAAGTTCGATTAGCTACTGGCATATCGAGGACCGCAAATCTCGTACAGAGGCTGGGCTACAATGACATAGCAGCTGAGTACTGGGATGAATTCTTTGTTCGAGGTATCAAGCTTGAACCGTCACTCAACAGCAAAACGCCAGTAGCTCATTCCAAGAGTATCCTTCCTGGTGCTACCGCTAGTCGTGCATCCCAAGATCTTGACCCTTTCATCTACAACCCATTCCTAAAGAAACCAGACGAGTTGGTAAACCAGACTCTTGTGGCTGATGAATACGCTACGTTCAAGATCACACTACAGAACCCTTATGATATCGAAGTGGATGTTGAATCTGTTCACCTGGCTACCGAGGGCGTGCAGttcgatgctgtcaaggaggCCACTGTGGTCGGACCATACCGAACGCAGGTGATCCGATTAAGGGGAAGGGCAAAGGAAGCTGGAACTGTCAAGGTCACAGGTGCTATTATCAAGGTCCGAGGATGCCGTGAGCGACGATTCCCTGTTTTCTCCATGCCTTGGACGCCAAAGCAGgaagtcaaggtcaaggccaaaGGTTTGGCTGCACTCGAGGAAGCGGTCACAGATGTTAAGCCGTTTGCCCCAAAGCTCGAGGCTGAAAGCTTGAGTCTCACTGCTATTCAAGCACAACCCCTGGTAATTGTCAAGTCCACAACGCTTGCGCAGTCCTCCATCATGATCCTGGAGGGTGAGAGGCAGGTGTTTTCAGTGACGCTACAGAATCTTGCATCCACGCCAGTGGATTTTATGCTCTTCTCCTTTAAGGACTCCACACAGGAACCGCTTCAGACTGCAATCAATAACCGAGATGCGACACCCTCTGAGCTCTATGAGTACGAGCTTGcgctgatgaagaagcaggcGCTGCGACTTCCCAACAGCCAACAGACTCGTCATATTGCACCTAACGGAGAGGCTacctttgactttgagattCTTGGTAAGCCCGGACTCACAGCGGCTACGATCCAGGTCGACTACACTCATCTGGGATGCCCGCAAGAAGAGATGCCTGATCAGTTCTACACACGACAGGTTTCTCTGGATCTTACCGTGACGGTGAATGCTAGTGTTGAGCTTGCTCGAATCGATGCCCTACCCGTGCATGGAGAGATTCCTCAGCCCCTGTGGGATCGCTTAGGCAGTTCCTTTACTGCCAAACCTGATGAGTACTGTCTCTTGTCTGTGGATCTTCGCAACGCCTGGCCCAGCCAGATGGTAGTGCAACTGGAGAGCAACGATGGAATTTCTGTGCAGGAAGATATCTTGCCTGGAAATACGAGCCGTGTCATTCTTCCAGTCAAAAGAGTGTATCTTGAGGATCCTCATGCCACAATACCAACCCTCAACCCCTCGCGAAATCGGCAATTTGTGGTTAGCGCCAGCAAGATTTCACCTGAAATGGAGCGAGCGAATCGAGAAGCGTTTTGGTATCGAGAGAGGGTTCTAAGCTGTCTCAGAGCTACGTGGAAGACGACGTCACTACCTAAAAGGAGTGGCTCGATCGATCTGAGAAGCATACGACTGACCTCGAGAATGATCGAAGCAatcaaggttgacgaggttGGCATTGATATCTCGGTCGAAGATAAGGATGGAAATGCAGCTGAAAAGGATGTAGCATACGTCGATGAGTTTATGCAACTTAGGGTACGCCTCACGAACCGGACAGCTCAGAAGATCCATCCTCTGGTGAGAATTCTCCCGGCACTTCGCCATCGGCCTGCAAATGTTGGGCTGGAGTTTACACGGAAGCTTGCTTGGAACGGTACTCTACAGCAGCTCATCCCTGTGTTAGAGGGGCACGGAAGTGCCGAGATTTCAGTAGGCATGACAGTGCTATGCCGTGGAGAGTTTGAAATTTCAGCATCAGTAGAAGAGGTACAGGTTTGGGATGAGCCCAGAAGTGAGCCGACAAGAGCGAGATCTGAGTCTCAAACGATGATGGACGCGGCTCTCGGAGTTAAGGAGAGAAGGATCTGGCATGCGAGACAACCTTGTCTATTGATGACGAGAGATCGTTAA
- a CDS encoding hypothetical protein (EggNog:ENOG41), translated as MADADSNPSTATHNSPRTWLLTSALSPLSVRLIRLLLSHGDYVVACLPPYEIDHEDRSAEFRELVNECKSSRKDREGWKDRIRGIRCDGAAMGSCGAAVAEAVQVFGRIDILLCCKSDAVVGTVEELSTTPFTQNLVRDQFESVFFSQVNFIRAALPQLRSQHTGHIIVLTSTGGHIGTPGMSIYTAATWALEGFCDSLAYEIAPFNIKVTVVQPNKEILSLTNRLTFAPQMAAYDQYSETAPSIRDILANVLNTHPDTALPYPQSPASYGPSPMSPASTSLEPDAAPGEILHRYPKLPPGAADKLVMETVHALSAIGGHENPPARHIVGHEAAIAVKEKLKTVTEELEDFVEASLSVDTFESELQAEARERKPSDQSPQGPPSSVG; from the exons ATGGCCGACGCTGACTCCAACCCTTCCACAGCCACGCACAATTCGCCGCGGACATGGCTCCTCACTTCAGCTCTCTCCCCCCTGTCCGTCCGACTCATCCGGCTACTGCTATCACATGGCGACTACGTTGTCGCATGTTTACCGCCCTACGAGATCGATCATGAGGATCGCAGCGCCGAGTTTCGCGAGCTCGTGAATGAGTGTAAGAGCTCCAGAAAGGACCGTGAGGGATGGAAGGATCGCATACGAGGCATCCGATGCGATGGGGCTGCCATGGGAAGCTGTGGAGCTGCTGTCGCCGAAGCTGTGCAGGTCTTTGGGCGGATCGATATCCTGCTATGCTGTAAATCCGATG CTGTCGTGGGCACTGTAGAGGAACTATCGACAACTCCATTCACACAAAATCTCGTTCGCGACCAGTTCGAgtccgtcttcttctcccagGTCAACTTTATAAGAGCTGCTCTCCCTCAGCTACGGTCTCAGCACACAGGGCATATAATTGTTCTAACCAGTACCGGCGGGCACATTGGCACACCAGGCATGTCGATATACACGGCAGCGACATGGGCCCTCGAAGGCTTCTGCGATTCACTTGCGTACGAGATTGCGcccttcaacatcaaggttACCGTTGTACAGCCAAACAAGGAGATTCTTTCCTTGACTAACCGTCTCACCTTTGCGCCGCAAATGGCTGCGTATGATCAATACTCAGAAACAGCTCCGAGCATTCGCGACATACTCGCCAACGTTCTCAACACTCATCCAGATACAGCTCTACCATACCCCCAATCACCAGCTAGCTACGGACCTTCACCCATGTCCCCCGCCAGTACTTCCCTCGAACCAGATGCAGCGCCTGGTGAGATTTTGCATCGCTACCCCAAGTTACCGCCCGGTGCAGCAGATAAACTAGTCATGGAGACCGTTCATGCTCTTTCAGCGATCGGTGGACATGAAAATCCCCCAGCACGACACATTGTCGGCCACGAAGCTGCTATCGCAGtaaaggagaagctcaaaaCTGTTacagaagagcttgaagattTCGTAGAAGCGAGTTTGTCTGTTGATACCTTTGAGAGTGAGCTGCAAGCCGAGGCAAGGGAGAGGAAGCCATCAGATCAAAGTCCCCAAGGGCCGCCATCATCGGTTGGTTGA
- a CDS encoding hypothetical protein (EggNog:ENOG41) has product MGLAGILKKVIRNDAMKTDPEEIYNWRVFAIVAGSCFGGMLFGWDTGAIGGVLAMKATQDRFNYTPEAKVTLDQNIVSTLQAGCFAACFFTSYFTEKFGRRWCLVGTGTVTTIGVILQAASTANGSLPLMYVGRFVGGLGVGAASSLVPLYVSECAPRAIRGGLTSFYQLFIVTGVMLSFWVNYGALLHLKAPTVYALPLALQALPAVPRWCARKDDWERAKSILISLRMLPEDHEYVQAELQEMSAQLEAEKRLTGDASASTLWKELVTIPGNRKRAIISVLLMICQQMTGVNAVNYYAPQIFQSLGMTGTTVSLFATGVYGIVKVLGCAAFLIFCADSLGRRRSLLWTSAAQAFTMYIIGIYGRVEPPVAGQGISAFGYVAIVCIYLWAALFQFGWGPCCWILVSEIPTARLRALNVAIGAATQWLFNFIIARTVLTMQKTMGPAGYGMFFMFGSFDLLMGIFVWFFVPETKGLSLEQMDELFGVGDLHSKLDAEGPEGARTPSIREEVADIKNTKH; this is encoded by the exons ATGGGTCTCGCGGGCatcctcaagaaggtcatTCGCAATGATGCGATGAAGACTGACCCCGAGGAGATTTACAACTGGCGTGTCTTCGCCATCGTCGCCGGCTCATGCTTTGGAGGCATGTTGTTCGGTTGGGACACTGGAGCTATCGGTGGTGTCCTTGCCATGAAGGCCACACAGGATCGATTCAACTATACTCCTGAGGCCAAGGTTACACTTGACCAGAACATTGTCTCTACCCTCCAGGCTGGTTGTTTCGCTGCTTGTTTCTTCACTTCGTACTTTACTGAGAAGTTTGGTCGACGATGGTGTCTCGTCGGAACCGGCACAGTCACCACTATCGGTGTTATTCTTCAGGCTGCCTCTACTGCTAATGGTTCTCTTCCCCTCATGTACGTTGGTCGCTTTGTTGGTGGTCTGGGCGTCGGAGCTGCTTCATCCTTGGTGCCCCTTTACGTGTCTGAATGTGCACCTCGAGCTATCCGTGGTGGTTTGACCT CCTTCTATCAGCTATTCATCGTTACTGGCGTCATGCTTTCATTCTG GGTCAACTATGGTGCTCTTCTCCACCTCAAGGCTCCCACGGTCTACGCTCTGCCTCTAGCTCTCCAGGCTCTTCCCGCCGT CCCTCGATGGTGTGCACGCAAGGATGACTGGGAACGTGCCAAGTCTATTCTCATCAGCCTTCGCAT GCTTCCCGAGGACCACGAGTATGTCCAGGCTGAGCTTCAGGAGATGTCTGCtcagcttgaagctgagaagcgATTGACTGGCGACGCCTCTGCCTCAACTCTCTGGAAGGAACTCGTCACCATTCCCGGTAACCGAAAGCGAGCCATCATCTCTGTTCTGCTCATGATCTGTCAACAAATGACTGGTGTTAACGCCGTCAACTACTACGCTCCTCAGATCTTCCAATCTCTGGGTATGACTGGTACAACCGTCTCACTCTTTGCCACTGGTGTCTACGGTATCGTCAAGGTCTTGGGCTGTGCCgctttcctcatcttctgtgCCGACTCTCTCGGTCGACGACGTAGTCTTCTGTGGACCAGTGCTGCTCAGGCTTTTACAATGTACATCATCGGTATCTACGGTCGTGTCGAGCCTCCTGTTGCTGGACAAGGCATCTCTGCTTTTGGATACGTTGCCATTGTTTGCATTTACCTCTGGGCTGCTCTATTCCAGTTCGGTTGGGGACCTTGCTGCTGGATTCTCGTCTCTGAGATCCCCACTGCCCGTCTTCGAGCTCTTAATGTCGCCATCGGTGCCGCTACTCAGTGGCtgttcaacttcatcattgCCCGAACTGTCCTGACCATGCAAAAGACCATGGGGCCTGCCGGCTAC GGCATGTTCTTCATGTTCGGCAGTTTCGATCTTCTCATGGGTATCTTTGTCTGGTTCTTCGTTCCTGAGACCAAGGGTCTCAGCCTGGAGCAGATGGACGAGCTCTTTGGCGTTGGCGACCTTCACAGCAAGCTCGATGCCGAGGGTCCTGAGGGCGCCCGCACGCCCAGCATCCGGGAAGAAGTTGCCGACATCAAGAACACCAAGCACTAA
- a CDS encoding hypothetical protein (CAZy:GH154~EggNog:ENOG41): MAPYQPLCLGYNGVHPFSKVEIKDRASVQELLRTVLDPLEPFFSPQKARVKCPGATAVRFDQTASEVEGICRPLWGLAALLAGGGDYEGTELWIQGIKSGTDPENPEYWGYPQDNDQRMVEMCPLGWALAVVPEFWSSLSDKEKSNVETWLGNSINEKNMPNTNWLWFRVFANLGLKKNGGKFSQERLDSDIEHLETFYRGGGWSNDGPEGIHQMDYYSSSFAIQLLQLLYAKLAGEEDPKRAEEFKRRAQQVALDLIHYFDDEGRAIPYGRSVGYRFAMVSFWGALAHADVELPAPLTWGMVKGVVFRHLRWWQTQGDIWTSSGTLSIGYSYPNMYYWACLAFMCLATPDDHPFWTSDEESTSGAIPKMKALSQPGHIMSYLGGHCMLLSSGQACSYPMKGTHAKYGGFAYSSAYGYSVPPGLFSLEQYALASQLGLSDDGGEYWKTRRLCEYAGIEDREGTPILVSIWKPFPDVTIRTILIPSQEETPNWHLRVHHIKSGREVMTADGSFAISNVNSTNGRYLGPYDETKHEGTYPKIIGNYDLKTPDGWASGKSGAFAVSKGAVGIKALEPGEQRQAMLVNADPNSNLVESRSTIPTLQHTIKAGESVWYVSAIYAKPSGVGVNKESYLDGWAKTPLIPGWLEKEMNA, translated from the exons ATGGCGCCCTACCAACCCCTTTGTCTTGGATACAATGGGGTACATCCCTTTTCCAAGGTTGAGATCAAGGATCGTGCATCTGTTCAAGAGCTCCTTCGCACTGTTCTTGACCCTCTAGAGCCATTCTTCTCCCCCCAAAAAGCCCGTGTCAAGTGTCCCGGTGCAACAGCAGTCAGATTCGACCAGACTGCTTCAGAAGTCGAAGGAATATGCCGTCCACTCTGGGGCTTAGCTGCTTTACTGGCAGGTGGTGGTGATTACGAAGGCACGGAATTGTGGATTCAGGGTATCAAGTCAGGGACTGACCCAGAAAACCCCGAGTATTGGGGTTATCCTCAGGACAACGACCAAAGAATGGTTGAGATGTGTCCCCTGG GCTGGGCGTTGGCTGTTGTCCCCGAGTTTTGGAGCAGCCTTTCtgacaaggagaagagtaATGTTGAGACATGGCTAGGAAATTCaatcaacgagaagaa TATGCCCAACACTAATTGGTTATGGTTCCGTGTGTTTGCCAACCTAGGGCTAAAGAAGAACGGCGGCAAATTCTCCCAGGAAAGACTTGACAGCGACATTGAGCACCTCGAAACGTTTTATCGGGGAGGAGGCTGGTCTAACGATGGACCAGAGGGCATCCATC AAATGGACTATTACTCGTCAAGTTTCGCAATTCAGCTACTTCAGCTATTGTATGCCAAGTTAGCAGGGGAAGAGGACCCAAAGCGGGCAGAAGAATTCAAGAGGCGAGCACAACAGGTTGCTCTGGACTTAATCCATTActttgacgatgaaggcAGAGCCATTCCTTATGGCCGAAGCGTAGGCTACCGGTTTGCCATGGTTTCTTTCTGGGGAGCGCTGGCCCATGCCGATGTTGAGTTGCCTGCACCGCTGACCTGGGGCATGGTGAAAGGAGTTGTGTTTCGTCACTTGCGTTGGTGGCAGACCCAAGGTGATATCTGGACGTCAAGTGGTACACTGTCGATTGGGTATTCTTACCCAAACATGTAT TACTGGGCATGCCTAGCATTTATGTGCCTGGCAACACCAGATGATCACCCTTTCTGGACATCCGACGAGGAGTCAACCAGTGGTGCAATCCCCAAGATGAAAGCTCTGAGCCAACCGGGCCATATTATGAG TTACCTTGGCGGCCACTGCATGCTTCTGTCGTCAGGACAAGCTTGCAGCTACCCAATGAAAGGAACCCATGCCAAATACGGCGGATTTGCTTATAGCAGTGCATACGGATACTCGGTACCCCCTGGCCTATTTTCTCTAGAGCAGTATGCACTGGCATCGCAACTGGGGCTCTCGGATGATGGGGGCGAGTACTGGAAGACCCGAAGGCTTTGCGAGTATGCGGGGATCGAAGACCGTGAAGGCACCCCAATTCTCGTCTCGATCTGGAAGCCTTTCCCAGATGTCACTATTCGCACTATATTGATCCCTTCACAAGAAGAAACCCCCAACTGGCATCTTCGAGTTCATCATATCAAGAGTGGCCGTGAGGTCATGACGGCGGATGGCTCCTTTGCTATTTCCAATGTCAACTCAACCAATGGACGATATCTTGGACCATACGATGAAACAAAGCACGAGGGAACATATCCTAAGATCATTGGCAATTACGATCTTAAGACACCTGATGGTTGGGCAAGCGGAAAGTCGGGGGCTTTTGCAGTATCGAAAGGCGCTGTCGGCATCAAAGCCTTGGAGCCGGGGGAACAACGTCAGGCTATGCTGGTTAATGCGGACCCGAACTCGAACTTGGTTGAGAGCAGAAGCACAATTCCAACTCTGCAACATACTATCAAAGCTGGCGAGTCGGTCTGGTATGTCTCTGCTATATATGCCAAGCCCTCGGGGGTTGGGGTGAACAAGGAAAGCTATCTCGATGGATGGGCCAAGACTCCTCTCATTCCTGGCTGGCTAGAGAAAGAGATGAATGCTTAA